One Triticum dicoccoides isolate Atlit2015 ecotype Zavitan chromosome 4B, WEW_v2.0, whole genome shotgun sequence genomic window carries:
- the LOC119292603 gene encoding pentatricopeptide repeat-containing protein At5g43790-like, translating to MTQMSPDAVPSRHPLAADPLPALRRLRAAAPRVFGQLHALLLTSGLALHSPNFALLLRLASSSVPSLSHRLQLLLCSPLPPTAFLANSLLLAHLPSALPLYSLLFLASPPLLRPNEFTYPALLRASPPRTALALATHSLKFLGAGAASRDRVLGAALLDAFARCGRIASCRRVFDRIVQPDLPAWNALLTAYARRARGSCCAREAAEVLELFARMVSSTVPPNEITLVAVIGACGELGALGHGLWAHAYALRRRLTVNCYVATALVEMYTRCGKMDLAEQVFAGVTDMDTRCYNAMLQGLAFHGHGRAALALFDRMCAEGFSVDSVTVLAVMCACAHAGLIDEGRWLFDRMEMQFGVTPRIEHYGCMVDILGRAGQLDVAEKLIRGMDFPPNTAMYRSLIRACGIHGKLELGERTIKELMRLEPEHSGNYVLLSNFYARMRLWEDAKKVRKEMKAMGIDKSPGSSVLDIDGVLHEFLMGDKTHPASREIYAMVQEIEVRLKECGYRPSTTAMLFNVEEEDKVDALSYHSERLAIAFALIASSPGAPIRIIKNLRVCSDCHESTKFVSQVYGREIIMRDRTRFHHFRDGHCSCGDFW from the coding sequence ATGACGCAAATGAGCCCAGACGCGGTTCCCTCCCGCCACCCTCTCGCCGCCGACCCGCTGCCGGCGCTCCGCCGCCTCCGGGCCGCCGCGCCGCGCGTCTTCGGGCAGCTCCACGCGCTGCTCCTCACCTCCGGCCTCGCGCTCCACTCCCCCAACTtcgccctcctcctccgcctcgcctctTCCTCCGTCCCCTCCCTCtcccaccgcctccagctcctcctcTGCTCCCCGCTGCCGCCCACCGCTTTCCTCGCCAATTCCCTCCTCCTCGCGCACCTCCCTTCCGCGCTCCCCCtctactccctcctcttcctcgcctCTCCCCCGCTCCTCCGCCCCAACGAGTTCACCTATCCGGCCCTCCTCCGCGCCTCCCCGCCCCGCACCGCGCTCGCGCTCGCCACCCATTCGCTTAAATTCCTCGGCGCTGGGGCCGCCTCCCGCGACCGCGTCCTCGGCGCCGCGCTGCTCGACGCCTTCGCCCGCTGCGGTAGGATCGCGTCCTGCCGCCGGGTGTTCGACAGGATCGTCCAGCCGGACCTGCCGGCCTGGAATGCGCTGCTCACGGCCTACGCGCGCCGGGCTAGGGGTTCGTGCTGCGCCCGCGAGGCGGCGGAGGTTCTTGAGCTGTTTGCGCGCATGGTCTCATCGACGGTCCCACCAAACGAGATCACGCTCGTCGCCGTCATTGGCGCATGCGGGGAGCTCGGCGCTCTCGGGCACGGCCTGTGGGCGCACGCGTATGCTCTCAGGCGCAGGCTGACCGTGAACTGTTACGTGGCCACCGCGCTTGTAGAGATGTACACCAGGTGCGGGAAAATGGACCTGGCTGAGCAGGTGTTCGCTGGCGTTACGGACATGGACACACGCTGCTACAATGCCATGCTCCAGGGCTTGGCATTCCATGGGCATGGCCGAGCTGCCCTCGCCTTGTTTGACAGGATGTGTGCTGAGGGCTTCTCGGTTGATAGCGTCACAGTGCTGGCGGTGATGTGCGCGTGCGCCCACGCTGGGTTGATAGATGAAGGGCGGTGGCTCTTCGACAGAATGGAGATGCAGTTTGGGGTCACACCCAGGATCGAGCATTATGGATGCATGGTTGACATACTGGGCCGAGCTGGTCAGCTTGATGTTGCCGAGAAGCTTATCCGAGGGATGGACTTTCCACCGAACACCGCAATGTACAGGTCTTTGATACGGGCATGTGGGATTCATGGCAAGCTAGAACTTGGGGAAAGGACGATCAAAGAGCTGATGAGGCTCGAGCCAGAGCACAGTGGAAACTATGTCCTGCTGTCCAACTTCTATGCGAGAATGAGACTATGGGAGGATGCAAAGAAGGTGAGGAAGGAGATGAAGGCCATGGGCATTGACAAGAGCCCCGGGTCAAGCGTCCTTGACATCGATGGTGTTCTCCATGAGTTCTTGATGGGTGACAAGACACACCCTGCCTCAAGGGAGATATACGCCATGGTTCAAGAGATCGAGGTCAGATTAAAGGAATGTGGGTACCGGCCGAGCACCACGGCTATGCTGTTCAAcgtcgaggaggaggacaaggTAGATGCTCTGTCCTACCACAGCGAGAGGCTCGCCATTGCCTTCGCCCTGATCGCCTCCTCTCCAGGTGCGCCCATCAGGATCATCAAGAACCTCCGGGTGTGCAGTGATTGTCACGAGAGCACGAAGTTCGTCTCCCAGGTGTATGGAAGGGAGATCATCATGAGGGACCGCACCCGGTTCCATCACTTCAGAGATGGCCATTGCTCATGTGGAGATTTCTGGTGA